A single window of Scylla paramamosain isolate STU-SP2022 chromosome 27, ASM3559412v1, whole genome shotgun sequence DNA harbors:
- the LOC135114249 gene encoding ras-related and estrogen-regulated growth inhibitor-like protein, with amino-acid sequence MRTEEKPSGSTLHVTVMGSSQVGKSALAVRYLTKRFIGEYRSDSDMLYKCVLQLDGIPQPVEIMDTSASCEESSDAHLQWADAFVVVYSITDKDSFQWAASTIQELQERRPSARVLLLGNKSDLGHLREVEEVEASTLALRYSTHFSELSTAESCEAVTDALDAYLKEIKIQRHHSGLSSGNVSPKQRKLSVTRMLGSLIGRHSPPPQPITELIVLDKEERSKLVRCSRQI; translated from the exons ATGAGAACGGAGGAGAAACCCAGCGGCTCCACCCTCCATGTGACGGTGATGGGCAGCAGTCAGGTGGGCAAGTCAGCCCTGGCTGTGCGCTATCTCACCAAGCGCTTCATCGGGGAGTACAGATCAGACTCAG ATATGCTGTACAAATGTGTACTGCAGCTGGACGGCATCCCACAGCCCGTGGAGATCATGGACACCTCCGCCAGTTGCGAGGAGTCCTCCGACGCTCACCTACAGTGGGCGGATGCCTTCGTGGTGGTGTACTCCATCACAGACAAAGACTCCTTCCAATGGGCAGCCTCCACCATCCAG GAATTGCAAGAAAGGCGGCCATCAGCCCGAGTGTTGTTGTTGGGCAACAAGAGTGATCTGGGACATCTCCGGGAAGTAGAGGAGGTAGAGGCCAGCACTCTAGCGCTTAGATATTCAACCCACTTCTCTGAGCTGTCCACGGCGGAGAGCTGTGAGGCAGTCACTGATGCTCTTGATGCCTATCTTAAGGAAATCAAGATCCAGAGGCACCACAGTGGCTTGAGCAGCGGCAACGTGTCCCCGAAGCAGAGGAAGCTGTCCGTCACCCGGATGCTGGGCTCCCTCATCGGCAGGCACTCGCCCCCGCCGCAGCCCATCACCGAGCTCATCGTGCTGGACAAAGAGGAGCGCAGCAAGCTGGTCAGATGCAGCCGGCAGATATAA